One window of Fusarium keratoplasticum isolate Fu6.1 chromosome 2, whole genome shotgun sequence genomic DNA carries:
- a CDS encoding Bms1-type G domain-containing protein: MEDQVHKPHRKSKDRKEKKQHTGERNPKAFAFSNPGKLQRQAARSQDIKEKRLHVPLVDRLPDEAPPRLVTIVGPPGVGKTTLLKSLVRRYAKETITDPQGPITVVTSKKQRLTFVECPNELEAMVDIAKVADIVLLMIDGNYGFEMETMEFLNILAATGMPGNVFGILTHLDLFRKPQALKDAKKRLKKRLWTELYQGAHLFYLSGVMNGRYPDREIHNLSRFLSVMKNPRPLIWRNSHPYTIIDSFRDITHPTKIEEDPKCDRSIVLSGYLRGTNFASQGQRVHVPGLGDFTVSNMEVLPDPCPTPAMEQALAKITGKTGRRRLDEKEKKLHAPMSDRSGLKIEGDAIWITREKGFTFDKDDENAERGEGEEMIVGLQAERKLLGQMEGGVQLFKGGGQVEAVPEEEDTGRKTQRKARFAERDESDDEENEDDEGFVSGDDEDDSDAEVEFNEGKLGKMFRKDADKNVDEDDLAFADSDSDLGSMSEAEEVDDDEEYDSDEEAAALRWKDNLTGNALKLHGKRRTYHTGDLARLMYDDSMTPEDALKRWRGDEDESEEENIEDDDDDDFFKKSKQEKEDSVEDRSIPLYDYEDLAAKWAEERNVEALRRKFTSAALAAGDDEDDDDDDDMEGGEDSDDEGDGVFEDLEAEEQDEEEQKPDTADDIEAEREKNAKRKEELKMRFEEEDREGFLNDKAKARKEGGDIQEFGEDEWYEAQKAMIQKQLDINKDEFSNLDERQRTAVEGYRAGKYAKIILENVPAEFVSMFDARRPIVVGGLSPTEDRFGFLQVRIKRHRWHKRILKSNDPLIFSLGWRRFQTMPIYSTTDSRTRNRMLKYTPEHMHCFGTIYGPLIAPNSGFVCFNSLSGSTAGFRIAATGTILSVDESTEIVKKLKLTGTPAKIYKNTAFIKDMFNSSLEIAKFEGASIKTVSGIRGQIKRALSKPEGHFRATFEDKILLSDIVFLRAWYPVKPHRFYNPVTNLIGWQPMRLTGEVRRAQGVATPQLKNSQYRSIERETRHFNPLRVPRALAAELPFKSQIVETKKQKRDTYMKKRAVIMAPGSEEKKARALMQQMLTIRNDAAAKRRAKKEENRAAFQKKLADNEEKKEAREKRETKEFWRKNGRKRAAGEDGGGGKRRK; encoded by the exons ATGGAGGACCAAGTACACAAGCCGCATCGCAAGTCCAAGGAcaggaaggagaagaagcagcacaCGGGAG AGCGCAATCCCAAGGCGTTCGCATTCTCTAACCCGGGCAAGCTTCAACGACAAGCAGCGAGATCGCAGGAT ATCAAGGAAAAGCGCCTCCATGTTCCCCTCGTCGACCGACTGCCCGATGAGGCCCCGCCTCGCCTCGTCACCATCGTCGGCCCTCCCGGCGTAGGCAAGACGACTCTCCTCAAGTCGCTTGTCCGACGATACGCCAAGGAGACGATAACCGACCCTCAGGGCCCCATTACCGTTGTCAcgtccaagaagcagcgccTGACGTTTGTCGAATGCCCCAACGAGCTTGAGGCCATGGTCGACATCGCCAAGGTGGCCGACATTGTCCTTCTTATGATTGACGGCAACTACggcttcgagatggagacTATGGAGttcctcaacatcctcgCCGCCACGGGCATGCCTGGAAATGTGTTTGGCATCCTGACCCATCTCGACCTGTTCCGAAAGCCCCAGGCgctcaaggatgccaagaagaggctCAAGAAGAGACTGTGGACCGAGCTGTACCAGGGCGCGCATCTCTTCTACCTCTCTGGTGTCATGAATGGACGATACCCCGATCGCGAAATCCACAACCTGTCGCGTTTCCTCTCCGTCATGAAGAACCCTCGTCCGCTTATCTGGCGCAACTCGCACCCTTACACCATTATCGACAGTTTCCGAGATATAACGCATCccaccaagatcgaggaggaTCCCAAGTGTGACCGATCGATTGTCTTGTCTGGGTATCTACGAGGCACAAATTTTGCATCGCAAGGCCAGCGGGTACACGTTCCTGGCTTGGGTGACTTTACAGTCTCCAACATGGAGGTTCTGCCGGACCCCTGTCCAACTCCTGCTATGGAGCAGGCACTCGCTAAGATTACCGGCAAGACGGGACGACGAAGActggacgagaaggagaagaagctgcatgCGCCCATGTCGGATCGTAGCGGCTTGAAGATTGAGGGCGATGCCATCTGGATCACACGAGAGAAGGGCTTCACTTTTGACAAGGACGATGAAAATGctgagagaggagagggcgaggagatgATTGTCGGTCTGCAGGCTGAGCGGAAACTCTTGGGTCAGATGGAGGGTGGTGTACAACTCTTCAAGGGCGGTGGCCAGGTTGAGGCAGTgcccgaagaggaggatacAGGACGTAAAACACAGCGCAAGGCTCGATTCGCAGAGCGCGATGAGTcggacgatgaggagaatgaggacgacgagggctTTGTCAgcggcgacgatgaggacgactCAGATGCCGAGGTCGAGTTCAACGAAGGCAAGCTGGGCAAGATGTTCCGCAAGGATGCCGATAAGAAcgtcgatgaggatgatctTGCGTTTGCCGACAGCGACTCAGATCTTGGCTCAATGTCTGAAGCCGAGGAAgtggacgatgacgaggagtACGACTCGGACGAAGAAGCCGCAGCCCTACGGTGGAAGGACAACCTAACAGGCAACGCCCTGAAGCTTCACGGCAAGCGACGCACATACCACACGGGCGACCTGGCCAGGCTCATGTACGACGACTCAATGACCCCTGAGGACGCGCTGAAGCGGTGGAGGGGTGACGAGGACGAGTCGGAAGAGGAGAAcatcgaggatgatgacgatgacgattTCTTCAAGAAGTCAAAACAGGAAAAAGAGGATTCTGTTGAGGACAGGTCAATACCCCTTTACGACTACGAGGACCTCGCCGCAAAGTGGGCAGAGGAGAGGAACGTCGAGGCCCTGCGTCGCAAGTTCACATCAGCAGCCCTCGCCGCGggagacgatgaggacgatgatgatgacgacgatatGGAGGGCGGAGAGGACTCGGACGACGAAGGCGACGGCGTgtttgaggatctcgaggccgaagagcaagacgaggaggagcagaagccAGATACCGCCGACGACATCGAAGCCGAGCGAGAAAAGAACGCCAAGCGaaaggaggagctcaagatgcggttcgaggaggaggaccgAGAAGGCttcctcaacgacaaggccaaggcccgcAAGGAAGGGGGCGACATCCAGGAgtttggcgaggacgagTGGTACGAGGCGCAAAAGGCAATGATCCAGAAGCAGctcgacatcaacaaggacgagttctccaacctcgacgagaGGCAGCGAACCGCCGTCGAGGGCTACCGCGCCGGCAAGTACGCCAAGATCATCCTCGAGAACGTCCCCGCAGAGTTCGTCTCCATGTTTGACGCCCGCCGTCCTATCGTTGTTGGCGGTCTGTCTCCCACGGAGGACCGCTTCGGCTTCCTCCAGGTCCGCATCAAGAGGCACCGCTGGCACAAGCGTATCCTCAAGTCAAACGACcccctcatcttctcgctCGGCTGGCGACGCTTCCAGACCATGCCCATCTACAGCACCACCGACTCGCGGACGCGAAACCGCATGCTCAAGTACACACCTGAGCACATGCACTGCTTCGGTACCATCTACGGGCCCCTGATCGCCCCCAACTCGGGCTTCGTCTGCTTCAACTCCCTCTCCGGGTCCACGGCCGGCTTCCGTATCGCAGCCACCGGTACTATCCTCAGCGTCGACGAGTCGACTGAGatcgtcaagaagctcaagctcacGGGTACACCCGCCAAGATCTACAAGAACACGGCCTTTATCAAGGACATGTTCAACTCGTCGCTCGAAATTGCCAAGTTTGAAGGCGCCTCCATCAAGACCGTGTCAGGCATCCGCGGTCAGATCAAGCGCGCCCTGTCCAAGCCCGAGGGCCACTTCCGTGCCACcttcgaggacaagatcctcctcaGCGACATCGTCTTCCTGCGCGCCTGGTACCCAGTCAAGCCGCACCGCTTCTACAACCCCGTCACCAACCTCATCGGCTGGCAGCCCATGCGCTTGACGGGTGAGGTCCGCCGCGCCCAAGGCGTCGCCACCCCTCAGCTCAAGAACAGCCAGTACCGGTCCATCGAGCGCGAGACCCGTCACTTCAACCCTCTGCGCGTGCCCCGAGCCCTAGCTGCCGAGCTGCCCTTCAAGTCCCAGAtcgtcgagaccaagaagcagaagcgcGACACCTACATGAAGAAGCGCgccgtcatcatggcccCCGGctccgaggagaagaaggcccgCGCCCTCATGCAACAGATGCTCACCATCCGCAacgacgccgccgccaagcgccgcgccaagaaggaggagaaccGCGCCGCcttccagaagaagctggccgacaatgaggagaagaaggaggcccGCGAGAAGCGCGAGACCAAGGAGTTCTGGCGCAAGAATGGCCGGAAGCGCGCTGCTGgcgaagatggaggaggtggcaAGCGAAGGAAGTAA